CCCACGTAAGGCTGGAAGGGATTAGGCGGGAGGCCTGCCAGCTCGTAGACCAGCCTAGATAACGGCTTTAGCTCCTTCAACGACTCTGGCCCCTTAAGTGCCCTAAAGCCCAATTTGAGAACTAGTGTCGGTATTATCTGTATTAAGTCGGCATTTCCAGTCCTCTCGCCAATTCCGTTAATAGTACCTTGTACATGCCTTGCCCCCGCTAAAACGCCCATGATGGTGTTGGCGACCCCACACCCTATGTCGTTGTGCATATGTAGCCCTATTACGGTCTTAACGTTCCTAACCACGAAGCTCGTAATGTCGTACACCTTATCTGGAGTTGTACCCCCATTGGTGTCGGCTAACGCTATTACGTCTGCCTTAGCCTCCTCCACAGTCTTCACGACCTGCATCGCGTACTCCCTGTCCTCTAGGAACCCTTGGTAGAAGTGCTCTGCGTCGAATATCACGTAAAGTCCATGGTCTTTTAGGTAGTCTATGCTCTCCGCTATCATGTTCAAGTTCTCCTCTTTAGTTACCTTTAGTACGTCGTTGACGTGGAGGGTCCAGGACTTGCCAAAGAGGACTGCAGTGTCCACTCCCGTCTCTAGGATGGAGTTTAAGCTGACGTCGTCCTTCACAGATACTCCCTTCCTCCTGGTGCTACCGAATGCAGCAACTCTTGCGTGCTCCAGCGAGTACCCCTTTATCTTCTTAAAGAACTCGTAGTCTTTGGGGTTGGAGCCCGGCCAACCTCCCTCTACAAAGTCTACCCCTATTTTGTCTAGGTACAGGGCTATCCTTATTTTGTCGTTTAAGGTAAAGGAAACAGTCGAGGCTTGAGACCCATCCCTTAAGGTGGTATCCAGGACTTTAACTAATTTCTTGTCCACCGTTCATGTGTGAAAATGTATTCAATAGATATATAAACCTTCCAGATAATACGCCATGTATGAATTTTAGGGCAATTGTTGCAGGTGTTATAATCTTTCTAATTGGGTTGTCTGCCTATCTGACTGTTCCGCTTTACTACCCCAACTACTCCGCAATCAACCAAGTTTATAAAGAGAACGAGGCCACAGCAACCGTGCTCCCAACTTCCACTCAGATCGTGAAGACGATCGAGATAACTCCTACCAATAACTCGGTGATCTTCTTCGTGACTGATTCTAACTTTAACGTTACTGTTATGAACGCTACAAACGACCACGTTCTCGGAAACCAACAG
The Candidatus Aramenus sp. CH1 DNA segment above includes these coding regions:
- the cimA gene encoding citramalate synthase, with product MDKKLVKVLDTTLRDGSQASTVSFTLNDKIRIALYLDKIGVDFVEGGWPGSNPKDYEFFKKIKGYSLEHARVAAFGSTRRKGVSVKDDVSLNSILETGVDTAVLFGKSWTLHVNDVLKVTKEENLNMIAESIDYLKDHGLYVIFDAEHFYQGFLEDREYAMQVVKTVEEAKADVIALADTNGGTTPDKVYDITSFVVRNVKTVIGLHMHNDIGCGVANTIMGVLAGARHVQGTINGIGERTGNADLIQIIPTLVLKLGFRALKGPESLKELKPLSRLVYELAGLPPNPFQPYVGENAFAHKAGVHADAMMKNPRAYEHIDPELVGNSRKIVISEVAGTSNISSYLEHVGIKVDKKDPRLKSVLQKIKELENKGYSFDIAPASAVLIALKELGLYEKVFELKYWKVINENGLAVALVKVNNYLEASEGVGPVNAIDLAIRKALNNIFPEISKVKLTDYRVVLPGEIKNTESVVRVTIEFSDGERTWRTVGVSTSVIEASVEALVSGFDYFIQTSKKLKPLLA